The Mercurialis annua linkage group LG2, ddMerAnnu1.2, whole genome shotgun sequence genome contains a region encoding:
- the LOC126666875 gene encoding uncharacterized protein LOC126666875 → MVSMEFHLLPIFVLLCVMFVRSNASVPAEVYWHSKLPNTAMPQKLHNLLYCDLGEKFPFWDMGAKPSQRYVNQDRGLKSYTYSQPFRTKENYVYSEPSKSESYVYRHPSKPSDGYVYSQSSKPTEEGYVYSQSTKPTEGYVYGQSSKPTEGYVYGQSSKPSEDYVYSQSSKPTEGYVYGQSSKPTEGYVYGQSSKPSEGYVYSQSSKPTEDYVYGQSSKPTEGYVYGQSSKPTEGYIYGQSSKPSEGYVYSQSSKPTEGYVYGQSSKPTEGYVYSQSSKPSEGYVYSQSSKPSEGYVYSQSSKLSKPSEGYVYSQSSKPTEGYVYSQSSEPKEGYVYRQSFKPTESYVYSQSSKPSEGYVYSQSLKSNQEPSRAYNSRPLKTTEGYVYNQPSKSIKGYVYSQASKSNQGYVYSQSSSHGYVYSQPSKKKHGETIDHSAIFFFLHSDLHEGKTMRFEITESTNKARIIPRQVSESIPFSAEKLPEIFMKFSTSADSPQGEMIEKTVKDCGFPGIKGEDKLCTTSLESLIDFVVAHIGNNAQVFYNEMDEVKTTEQEYSIMGVNMIGEDPVVCHKQKYPYAVYYCHEIKDTKVYKAPLMGADGTKVEAIVVCHFDTSNWNPGNIAFLLLNVKPGQETICHVIKSDTLVWLPTDQVMMGDRDRSEINHLSTTA, encoded by the exons ATGGTTTCAATGGAGTTTCATCTCCTGCCCATCTTTGTTTTACTCTGT GTGATGTTTGTAAGAAGCAATGCTTCTGTTCCTGCTGAGGTATATTGGCATTCCAAGTTACCAAACACTGCAATGCCTCAAAAGCTGCATAATCTTTTATATTGTG ATTTGGGTGAAAAATTTCCTTTTTGGGATATGGGAGCCAAGCCGTCACAAAGATATGTGAATCAAGACCGAGGATTAAAAAGCTATACCTATAGTCAACCATTCAGAACAAAAGAAAATTATGTTTATAGCGAACCTTCAAAGTCAGAAAGCTATGTTTACAGACATCCTTCAAAGCCTTCTGATGGTTATGTGTATAGCCAATCTTCTAAGCCGACGGAGGAAGGCTATGTTTATAGCCAGTCTACTAAGCCGACGGAAGGCTATGTTTATGGCCAGTCTTCAAAGCCGACGGAAGGCTATGTTTATGGCCAGTCTTCAAAGCCATCCGAAGACTATGTATATAGCCAGTCTTCAAAGCCGACGGAAGGCTATGTTTATGGCCAGTCTTCAAAGCCGACGGAAGGCTATGTTTATGGCCAGTCTTCAAAGCCGTCCGAAGGCTATGTATATAGCCAGTCTTCAAAGCCGACAGAAGACTATGTTTATGGCCAATCTTCAAAGCCGACGGAAGGCTATGTTTATGGCCAATCTTCAAAGCCGACCGAAGGCTATATTTATGGCCAGTCTTCAAAGCCGTCCGAAGGCTATGTATATAGCCAGTCTTCAAAGCCGACGGAAGGCTATGTTTATGGCCAATCTTCAAAGCCGACGGAAGGCTATGTTTATAGCCAATCTTCAAAGCCGTCGGAAGGCTATGTTTATAGCCAGTCTTCGAAGCCGTCGGAAGGCTATGTTTATAGCCAATCTTCTAAGCTTTCAAAACCGTCGGAAGGCTATGTTTATAGCCAGTCTTCAAAGCCGACGGAAGGTTATGTTTATAGCCAGTCTTCTGAACCGAAGGAAGGCTATGTTTATAGACAGTCTTTTAAGCCAACAGAAAGTTATGTTTATAGTCAATCTTCTAAGCCGTCCGAAGGCTATGTTTATAGTCAATCTTTAAAATCGAACCAAGAGCCATCAAGAGCTTATAATAGCCGACCTCTTAAAACAACAGAAGGTTATGTTTACAATCAACCCTCCAAATCAATAAAAGGTTATGTCTATAGTCAAGCTTCTAAATCTAATCAAGGATATGTCTATAGTCAATCTTCGTCTCATGGCTATGTTTATAGTCAACCCTCCAAAAAGAAACATGGAGAAACCATTGATCATTCAGCTATATTTTTCTTCTTACATAGTGATCTCCATGAAGGCAAAACAATGAGGTTTGAAATAACCGAATCAACAAACAAGGCAAGAATTATACCTCGTCAAGTTTCCGAGTCCATTCCATTTTCAGCCGAAAAGTTGCCcgaaatatttatgaaattttcgACAAGTGCTGACTCGCCGCAAGGTGAAATGATCGAGAAAACAGTTAAGGATTGTGGGTTTCCAGGGATCAAAGGAGAAGATAAACTTTGCACAACATCTTTAGAATCCTTAATAGACTTTGTAGTTGCTCACATTGGGAACAACGCTCAGGTATTTTACAATGAGATGGACGAGGTTAAGACAACAGAGCAGGAATACAGTATCATGGGAGTGAATATGATCGGAGAGGACCCAGTGGTGTGTCATAAGCAGAAATATCCATACGCAGTGTACTACTGTCACGAAATCAAAGACACCAAAGTGTACAAAGCTCCATTAATGGGTGCTGATGGGACAAAAGTTGAAGCAATAGTTGTTTGTCACTTTGATACCTCAAATTGGAACCCAGGAAACATAGCTTTTTTGCTTCTGAATGTTAAGCCTGGACAGGAAACTATTTGTCACGTTATTAAAAGTGACACTCTTGTCTGGTTACCAACCGATCAAGTGATGATGGGAGACAGAGACAGGTCAGAGATTAACCATCTCTCTACTACTGCTTAA